The Prevotella melaninogenica nucleotide sequence ACCCTTCTTACCAGAGAGACTAATGATGTAATGCCTATCCATACCGACACAGGCATTCTCATCGAAGACTTTTAGTTTCGTCACCCTTGTAAGGTTCTCTTTCAAAGATGAGTTTACTGTGTACGACCCTACATTCTTAGCAATCACTGGGAAGAAGCGATTCTCCTTTAGAATAAATGACGAAGCATCGAACAGCACGGCTCCTGTGGAGTCGTTATGTGCCTTGATAGGGAATGAAAAAAAATCAAGATTATCATAGTTCAGCCTTGCAGCAAGGTTAGCTGAAGGCTGATTCTTTGGTACAAACAAGTCAGTATTTACCACCTGCATCACCACAGAGCTATCTTTTTCTATGAAGCGCACATGCACTAAGTTGGAATTCTTAAAGCCTAAGTCGCCCATCTTGGGATTTGATACTGACGAAATGGTTACGCCAATAATCATGTCGCGCCCCAAAGACTGCTTCGGAAGTTCCATCAATATACGTCCGTCAGTCTTATGAAACGAAACAAAGCTACCACGCACCGACTCCGTCAGTTGCTCGGTAAGGGCACGCTCGTAAGCCGATTTCTTATCTGTTTGTGTGCTCTGCGCCTTCTTCTTACGTTTTGAAAACGGGAAAGCCGCTCCCGATGTTGCGACGAAAGAAAAGAGAAGCAGAAGTAAAAGTATGCGACGCATTAACTGATTAGATATTAATGAATATTTCATTGACCATCCTCCAAAGCTTTGTTCACCTTAAAGAGCAACATAGAATAATGTGAGTGCGCATCAGATGAGAGGTTCGCTTTGACACACTTCTCTAACATTGGCTTTAGCTTCAACAGTGAAGTGTAGAAATAAATAGCTGAGCCGTCTAACAAAGCAGCATCAACTGTTGGTGCGAGTGAGGCAGTAGGGTTACCATAGGCAGTGCTACTCGTCTGATTGCCGTTAGCCGATGTAGACTGAAGTGCTGCTGGACCATTACCGCCCTGCTTGTTAGCCTTGTCGATAACGGCACGTGAATACGTTAGATAAGCACGTTGTAGCACACGCTCCTCCTGAGATGGAGCCTTACACAATTGTGCACTTTGGAAGAGTGAAGAGAAAAGGTCGTCGAAATATTCTTTCTGACTGTAACTCTGTGATGAAAGGTGTGATGCTACTGCCAAGCGTGTACGAACACCAAAGAGATCATATCCAATAAACTCTAAGAGCTGGTCGTAATAGCTTATAGCCATGAATCCCTTACGCTCAAAACTTGGGTTAGCATATTGCTTAAAATGCTTTGCCTGATTTAAGCACCACAACATCGCCTGTCGCTGACGTGTTTTAGGTACTACCTCATAGCGAGGAACACCCGATGACACTTTCATATCGTTTAAGAAGATACCACCAACATTGCTCAACACACGTTTGAAGAAAGCATATCTCTGCTGAGAGATTGCCAGATATAACTTCTCTTTGATGCGACTATCATCATCGTCTTTCACCCAGTTATAAAGGTTGTTCTCAACGATTTGCATATTACGCAATCCATATTCACTTGCCTTAATCGCATCGTTGCCTAATGCACCTTCTTGTACACGTGGGTCCCAAATCAATGAAGAAGTTCGGAAGAAACGATAACGAGGATTCTGTACACGCTTATCAACCATCTTCTCAAGCACATCGGTCTCAGCACTTAAACTTGTCTTTGATGGGTCGAAATAACGATAAGCCCATTCGATAGCATGCTTGTCATACTGTCCAACACTCTCTGGCATATAAACAACACCCTTATCACTTGGCTGAGCAACATAATTAAAAGGTGTATTAGCCATTATTGATGCAGCAAGATTGTTGGTATGTGTGAATGTGCTATTACGAAGAGAGTCAACAGGATAGGAATATGAAGCCCCTATATTATCAAGCAAACCAAGGCTTCGCCCTACTTCGCATGCTACCATGTACTTCAATCCTTGATTGAACTTGTCTTGTGGCAGATGAGAGGTACGCATTGTGGCATCTGATGCTGCTGAACCTAAGAATAACCAACGGTAAATCTGATCACCGACATTGGCTGGAACAAACACAGACGCATTGATGATTTCTCCTGTTTGTGGGTTCGCCAAGAAAGAAGATGTAACCTTTTCAGCTGTACTTGGTACATATCGAATACAAGAATAGGCAATGTCGTCTGCATCGAAGTTACGGTCATTCTTTGGGAAGTCTAAGGCTTCAATAGCCTTTTGATAGCCCGCTTGTTCGAAGGCCTTATTCCAAAGTTCTACTCCTTGCTTTATCGCATTCTTCCATTCAACAGGGAAGGCATCATCAATATAAAAGCATATAGGCTTAACAGGCTTTGACAACTTACCTTGTTCGTAAGCCTTAAGATTCTGTGGAACGAGGTTCCAACGTTGTGCTATGAATGTTTGCTTGCTTTTCGCTATGTTATTATCGAAGGTGAGTTTAGATACAGATGCAATACCAACACGCGAATCTGTTACGCGCTGGCGCATCTTACTATCTGGTAATAACGCTAAACTATAGGTAACACCTACGGTTGTTGGAATCTCACTGGCAACTGGTAAAGACATGAGTGAGGCTGTGAGTAGATAGTTGAAATCAACGTTTATCGTAATATTACGATCGAAACTCTTAATCGTTCTAACGTAAGACATTTCGCTCTTAGGCGAAGCTGACAATGCTAAATCACCCGACTTCTTTGGAATAATAGGTAACATAGTATTAGGACGTGCCAAGAGATCTGTTGCATCTATCACAATAGCCGAACTATCATTGTTGTAAGCAGCAATCTTAAATCCCATCAAGACTGGGTCACGATAGCTAATCTTCAAGGCTTCTTGCATCTCAGTGCTTGCACTACCGTCTGAATAAACCACACTGTTAGGTGTCTTCATAACCAAGCTACTGTCTTGAACTTCAAAGAAGAAATGCAAAGGAGTGAAGCTCTTTGTACCAATGGTCAGATAGGTTGGGTCTGTTGTTGAGGAGATACCACCACCCAACAACATCTCTTTATGCAAGTATTTGACAGGAACCTCCAAGTAGAGTTTCCCATCACTCTTATGTACAGTGATAAACTTACTACTTGCAGTTTCCTTCTTCTTGTCCTTAAATAGTTTATCGTATTTTGTTTCCTTCTTAGCTTTTTTGTCTTCGTCGCCTTTTTTATCATCGGCAAAAGCCCTAACATTAACGCACAATAGTAATAAGCCTATTCCTATTGTGCGCAGTGTTGCCATTATACTGTTTGTTTTCATGTCGAAATTATGGTTTGAATGAGAGTGTATCAAAATAGACACATCCTCTCTTTTAAATTCCTAAAACTTAATCTGTCTACAAAAGGGTCAACAGTTTTTATCAAAATAGTCGACTGTTTTTCAAAAAGGGTTGACCCTTTCATCAAAAAGGGTTGACCCTTCCGTCAAAAAAGGTTGACCTTTTCGTCAAAAAAGGTTGACCTTTTCGTCAAAAAGGGTTAACCTTCTTGTCAACAAAGAGGATATGTCTATTTTGACACACGCCCGTTCATTATTGTCTGTATGTAATGCTCTTGATACGTCCAGTAATATTCTTTTTCGCCCAAAGCAATTTATTCTCGTTCATATCAAAACAGTAAATGCTTCCCACAAGCTGACCTGAAGCTGCATTTGTAGCTACATAAAGCTTATTGCTTCCTTCTAAGATGAGCATATCAGCGATAGTCTCACCAGCATCTCCAAAGCTTGTTAATGCGCTTTGTGGGAAATTACCACCGGACAACACATTGTAAGCATACAGCTTATTACCAGCAGAATAGTAAACTAAGTTCTTCTCTGCAGATACGCGTACAACTGATTGTGTAGTCAAACCCGCAGTAGCTGGTACAACAGCCTCATCTTTTACAACAGCAGCCTCAACCTTTGTAGCTGTAGAAGGATAGAAGCCTGGGAAGATATAATAACACTTAAACTTTGATGAAGTAGCATTCCATGTGAGCAGTACGATGTTACGCTCGTTATCAACAGGTCCCATACCAACAAGTGTTTCACCCGTAAACTTACCTTTCAATAACTCAACAGGTACCTTACCTGTAGCCTGTACCTTTTGTGCTACCAATCGTCCTTCAGCATTGTCAAACATTACGTAGCCTTGTACATAACGTAGATCTTGTTGCTTCCAAGCTGTTGCAGCATCAGCTAAAGATATGTCAGAACCTAAAGCATCCTTTATAGAATTACCTAAGTTGAAGGGTGTTGTCTCTGAGAGTGTCAATCGGTTTGGCACATGATTTACCATTGTCAGCATTGACTTAGGATATGTCAAGGCACTCTTTCTAAGATATGTAACATCACCTGTACTATTAGTAGTGAAGCGCATATTCATCAGATTACCGTCGAACTCATAGATAGTACTTGGACTTCCCACGGCAACAAACAAGAGTGGAGTCTTGTTATCACGTGCTAACGCATAATCAATTCCCTTAGGTTCTCCTGTGAAATCAATGCTTGGATTATTCTTTTGCAGAACATCTAAGTCAAAAGTCTTTGTACTTCCTTCCTCTGGCAGATAAGAAACGATTGTCTTTCCGCTATTGCTTGCTAATATGTAAAGACCATCAACATAAGAGTATTGTACATTTAGTCCAAACTCATAATATTGAATATTGTCTCCATTGCTTACCTTTAATCGACATGGGAAAGAGCCGAAGTCCTTACAAACATATTTAAGAGAGGCATCGGTCGATACCACCTTACCATTTACTTCCCACTCATAGTCAACCTTCTTTTGCTCATTTGTCTGTACGACATTAGGCGAAATCTTCAATGTATCCCATCTATTAAGGGTGTATTTCTCCTGTAAGTCCTGTGCCAATGATAACTTAGACGAATTCCCAGAAGGACCATAAGATTCATCTTTTATACATGATTGAAATGACAATGCCACTAATGGGAGTGCCAAGAGAAGATATAAATATTTCTTTATCATCTTATTTCTTATTTATCTGTTTACCAATATTCATTCTATCATAAGGTATAATCATTGTTTTTCGCAAGCTAAAGTCCCTTATAGAAACGACACTCTGTCTACACTCGATTATACCTTAAGACAAGTAACAATACTTATCCTACCTTTTACAACTCATCTGGATGCGCTGCAAAGTAAGCAATTACCTCCTGCACATGCTGATAAAGATAGCCTTGTGCCGTTACATCAGAGCCTTCTATGATATCTCTGATAGTAGCCTCATTACTGTCATAATAAGCAAGTAACTTACGATACTTGTTTTTGGTAAAGGCTCCTAAACCCCAATAACTCTCCATCACTTCCCAGAAATCAGGCTTAGAGAGTACGTTGTTAAAGGTTATTTTAACCGTATTGTTCTTGGTAAGTCTTGTTCCCAACTTATCCTTCCCTACTAAGTTCAATACCAATCGTATTGAATCGTCCTTATCTTCTGACAAGTTAGCACGTATCAACGTTACAGGAACATAGGTACGATAAGCATTAGGAGCGAAACGCAAGGTGTCAGCATTAAGTGTGTAATGCTTCCCTGCAACAGCTGTTGTACCCTTACCTACTTCTACACTGAAGGGTTGCGCCTCAGCAGAAAGATTACCTACAAGTTGCACGGGGAGATAAACCACGTGTGTAAGTGTATCAACAGGCTTTACTCCGAATGAGTAATTCACAACGGTATCACCTGGTTGTGCATAATAGAAGCTAACTTGATTTGTTGGTTCAAACATGCCGTCAGAACTATGTTCACCATCAAAGTCGACGTTGCTGCATGCTGCAAACATGGTTACACCAGCGCAAACAAGTAGTATATTTCTTATTGTTTTTTTCATTTTCATAAAGTGTTTAATAACTTACTGTCCTCCGAACTCTTTCTCCGTTTCTGGCCAAGGCAAGACGAAGATGGAATTAGATGGCTGACGTGTGGTAATACCTCTAAAGTCAGTAAATGCTTTGTTATAGTGCTTTAACGCATAGAACGTTTGTCCTTCTCCAGGCATCTCACGCATACGCTCACGCAACATCTCCTTATTGAAAGCCTCGCGTGTTGCTACCTTTGCGCTATCAACATCCTCTAATCCACGACTTTTTCTTACTTCATTGAGTAATCTAACAGCCTCTGTCTTATTACTATCGTATGTACATTCACTTAAGATATAATACATCTCTGGCAAACGGATTAGTGTCAAGCCCTGTAAAGGATTGCTATTCACCTGTGCATCACTCTCTAAGAATCTTACAAAAGAATAGGTCTTCAAACCATCTGGTGTAGTATTCTGTCTGTAATAGCCAGTGTAACGCAAGTCTGTACTTGTCGCCGAGAAGGCTGATGTCTCATACAGATTCTCAAGATCTCTACGTCCTTCAGTGAATGTACCGCGTGCAGTCTGTGATAAGAAAAGCGTAGAAATAGTACTTGAAAGCGTATTGTTATACAAACCGAAAATCAACTCTCCTGCTGCAGGGAAACGCTTTACATCACTCAATGAACTATACTTCTTCAATGAGAAGTTATTGGTTGCATCGATTACCTGCTTAGCATACTTAGCCGCATTCGTCACGTCACCCATAGCATAGTAAACTCTTGCCTTTGTAGCAGCCACAGCATACTTATTAAAGAACACAGCACGTCCTTTCAGATAGTCACTGGAAGCAGTTGTCTCAACGTTTACTACATCATCGTTCTTCAAGAGCTCTTCAGCTTTATCCAAATCCGACAATATCGCCTCATACGTTTTATGCAAAGTCAATAGCTTCTTATTATTGAGGTCGAAAGACGTTGAGTATGGTATACCACGTGTTGACGCATTGCTTTGACCATAGTCTTCAGCAAAAAGACGAACGAGGTCGAAGTGCATAAAGGCACGTAAGCCATAGCACTCACCACGCATCAAAGACAGCTCCGCATGCTCAAACTTAGCATTTTCTGTTTGATCAATTATATTATTGACGTATGCTATTACTTGATATTGCTTTGTCCAAATAGCATCAACAATAGAACGCACATCACTTCGCATATAATCGTATTGTCCTACGAAGTAGCTTGTCTCTGATGAGTTATCGTAACCAAAGATTTGTCCTAACTGGTCTACGAAACCAAAGCCTAAGTTGCCACCATATAAGTCTGATGTTGCCATACTGCCATAAACACCATACATAGCATTACGGAAACCACGGATAGATGAGAACTGTTGTTCCTCATCCTCCTGCCCAGATGGTTGAACATTTATAAAGTCGTTACACGATACTACAGATAGCATCATGACAGCACCTACCAATAGTTTTGTATAATATGATATTCTCTTCATATTCATTTTTTCTTATTGTTGCCTAAATAGTCTTTCACCATTATATTAATGTGTCAGCCATCATCGGTTTAAAATCCAAGTCTTACTGAGAACTCTACACTTCGCTCATAAGGATAACTTAATCCGCGCTCACGTTTTACAGATGAGAGATAGAAGAGGTCGTTAGCCAACATCTCCAAGTGTAAACGCTTCAAGCCATATCGCTTAATGAATGTCAATGGCACTTCGTATGCTAACGAGAGACTGCTCAGCGTGATATAATTATTTGTCTCAACAAATCGTGATGTCTGCATAGGTACACTTGAATCGCTAATTCGCTTGTACTTTGCTTGCTGACCTACTTCCTTCCATCTACTGCTAAATACACGTTCGTCAGCGTTATAGCGTGGGTCGGCACCCTCCACCTTACTTGCTAACGTCTGGTTATAGACAGCTCCACCGAAAGAATAACGCATAGACATACCCATTGAGAACTGCTTATAGGTAAGGT carries:
- a CDS encoding PKD-like domain-containing protein, which translates into the protein MIKKYLYLLLALPLVALSFQSCIKDESYGPSGNSSKLSLAQDLQEKYTLNRWDTLKISPNVVQTNEQKKVDYEWEVNGKVVSTDASLKYVCKDFGSFPCRLKVSNGDNIQYYEFGLNVQYSYVDGLYILASNSGKTIVSYLPEEGSTKTFDLDVLQKNNPSIDFTGEPKGIDYALARDNKTPLLFVAVGSPSTIYEFDGNLMNMRFTTNSTGDVTYLRKSALTYPKSMLTMVNHVPNRLTLSETTPFNLGNSIKDALGSDISLADAATAWKQQDLRYVQGYVMFDNAEGRLVAQKVQATGKVPVELLKGKFTGETLVGMGPVDNERNIVLLTWNATSSKFKCYYIFPGFYPSTATKVEAAVVKDEAVVPATAGLTTQSVVRVSAEKNLVYYSAGNKLYAYNVLSGGNFPQSALTSFGDAGETIADMLILEGSNKLYVATNAASGQLVGSIYCFDMNENKLLWAKKNITGRIKSITYRQ
- a CDS encoding zinc-dependent metalloprotease encodes the protein MKTNSIMATLRTIGIGLLLLCVNVRAFADDKKGDEDKKAKKETKYDKLFKDKKKETASSKFITVHKSDGKLYLEVPVKYLHKEMLLGGGISSTTDPTYLTIGTKSFTPLHFFFEVQDSSLVMKTPNSVVYSDGSASTEMQEALKISYRDPVLMGFKIAAYNNDSSAIVIDATDLLARPNTMLPIIPKKSGDLALSASPKSEMSYVRTIKSFDRNITINVDFNYLLTASLMSLPVASEIPTTVGVTYSLALLPDSKMRQRVTDSRVGIASVSKLTFDNNIAKSKQTFIAQRWNLVPQNLKAYEQGKLSKPVKPICFYIDDAFPVEWKNAIKQGVELWNKAFEQAGYQKAIEALDFPKNDRNFDADDIAYSCIRYVPSTAEKVTSSFLANPQTGEIINASVFVPANVGDQIYRWLFLGSAASDATMRTSHLPQDKFNQGLKYMVACEVGRSLGLLDNIGASYSYPVDSLRNSTFTHTNNLAASIMANTPFNYVAQPSDKGVVYMPESVGQYDKHAIEWAYRYFDPSKTSLSAETDVLEKMVDKRVQNPRYRFFRTSSLIWDPRVQEGALGNDAIKASEYGLRNMQIVENNLYNWVKDDDDSRIKEKLYLAISQQRYAFFKRVLSNVGGIFLNDMKVSSGVPRYEVVPKTRQRQAMLWCLNQAKHFKQYANPSFERKGFMAISYYDQLLEFIGYDLFGVRTRLAVASHLSSQSYSQKEYFDDLFSSLFQSAQLCKAPSQEERVLQRAYLTYSRAVIDKANKQGGNGPAALQSTSANGNQTSSTAYGNPTASLAPTVDAALLDGSAIYFYTSLLKLKPMLEKCVKANLSSDAHSHYSMLLFKVNKALEDGQ
- a CDS encoding RagB/SusD family nutrient uptake outer membrane protein, with product MKRISYYTKLLVGAVMMLSVVSCNDFINVQPSGQEDEEQQFSSIRGFRNAMYGVYGSMATSDLYGGNLGFGFVDQLGQIFGYDNSSETSYFVGQYDYMRSDVRSIVDAIWTKQYQVIAYVNNIIDQTENAKFEHAELSLMRGECYGLRAFMHFDLVRLFAEDYGQSNASTRGIPYSTSFDLNNKKLLTLHKTYEAILSDLDKAEELLKNDDVVNVETTASSDYLKGRAVFFNKYAVAATKARVYYAMGDVTNAAKYAKQVIDATNNFSLKKYSSLSDVKRFPAAGELIFGLYNNTLSSTISTLFLSQTARGTFTEGRRDLENLYETSAFSATSTDLRYTGYYRQNTTPDGLKTYSFVRFLESDAQVNSNPLQGLTLIRLPEMYYILSECTYDSNKTEAVRLLNEVRKSRGLEDVDSAKVATREAFNKEMLRERMREMPGEGQTFYALKHYNKAFTDFRGITTRQPSNSIFVLPWPETEKEFGGQ
- a CDS encoding DUF4843 domain-containing protein; amino-acid sequence: MKKTIRNILLVCAGVTMFAACSNVDFDGEHSSDGMFEPTNQVSFYYAQPGDTVVNYSFGVKPVDTLTHVVYLPVQLVGNLSAEAQPFSVEVGKGTTAVAGKHYTLNADTLRFAPNAYRTYVPVTLIRANLSEDKDDSIRLVLNLVGKDKLGTRLTKNNTVKITFNNVLSKPDFWEVMESYWGLGAFTKNKYRKLLAYYDSNEATIRDIIEGSDVTAQGYLYQHVQEVIAYFAAHPDEL